A DNA window from Mycolicibacter hiberniae contains the following coding sequences:
- the dtd gene encoding D-aminoacyl-tRNA deacylase, which yields MRVLVQRVLSARVSVDGRTVGKIDPQGQGLLALVGVTHTDDAAKAQRLAEKLWQLRILDDQKSAADVGAPILVVSQFTLYADTAKGRRPSWNAAAPGPVAQPLVAEFAAALQRLGAQVATGQFGAHMQVESVNDGPVTVLLEL from the coding sequence GTGCGAGTTCTGGTTCAGCGGGTCCTGTCGGCCCGCGTCAGCGTCGACGGTCGCACGGTCGGGAAGATTGATCCGCAGGGCCAGGGCCTGCTCGCCCTGGTCGGCGTGACCCACACCGACGACGCTGCCAAAGCGCAGCGTCTGGCCGAAAAGCTCTGGCAGTTACGCATTCTCGACGATCAGAAGTCGGCAGCCGATGTCGGCGCACCGATTCTGGTGGTCAGTCAGTTCACGCTGTACGCCGACACCGCCAAGGGCCGGCGGCCGTCGTGGAATGCGGCCGCGCCGGGACCGGTCGCCCAACCGCTGGTCGCCGAATTCGCCGCGGCGCTGCAACGTTTGGGCGCGCAGGTGGCGACCGGGCAGTTCGGAGCGCATATGCAGGTGGAGTCGGTCAACGACGGTCCGGTGACGGTCCTGCTCGAACTGTGA
- a CDS encoding MTH1187 family thiamine-binding protein, with product MSVLVAFSVTPLGVGEGVGEIVAEAVRVVRESGLPNHTDAMFTVIESDSWAEAMAVVQRAVEAVAARSPRVSTVIKADWRDGAVDAMTAKVESVERHLATPSEPN from the coding sequence GTGTCGGTGCTCGTGGCGTTCTCGGTGACGCCGCTGGGAGTGGGCGAGGGAGTCGGCGAGATCGTCGCCGAAGCGGTCCGGGTCGTTCGGGAGTCCGGGTTGCCCAACCACACCGATGCGATGTTCACCGTGATCGAAAGCGACAGTTGGGCCGAGGCGATGGCGGTGGTGCAGCGGGCCGTGGAAGCCGTGGCGGCACGCTCACCTCGGGTGAGCACCGTCATCAAAGCCGACTGGCGCGACGGCGCGGTGGACGCGATGACCGCCAAGGTCGAATCGGTGGA